TCGCGCGAGGCGCCGATCATCTTGGCGATGTCCTGCTTGGACAGGCGGCGCACGAGCACGGTCTCGCCGTCCACGTCCTCGGCCATCTCGATCAGCAGCCGTGCGACCCGGCCGTAGACGTCCATCAGGGCGAGGCTCTCGATCTTGCGATCGGCATGGCGCAGACGCTCGGCGAGGTTGCACATGATGCGCCACGAAACGTCGAAGCTGCCCTCCATGATGCGGCGGAAATCCTGCTTGGCGATCAGCACCAGGTCCGATGGCATGACCGCGACCACCGATGCCGAGCGCGGCTGCTCATCGAACATCGCCATCTCGCCGAAGAGTTCGCCCTGGCCCAGGATGGAGAGGATCACTTCGCGCCCGTCTTCGTCGCTGACCACGACCTTGAGGCTGCCGGTCAGCACCAGGTAGACATAGTCGGGCCGGTCGCCGGCGATCAGCGCCGACTGCCCGCGCGCCACACGGCGCATCATCGCCACCTGCGCCACGGCATCCAGCGCCTGGTCGGAAAGTCCGTGGAACAGCGGGAAGGTTTTCAGGGCGATGACGGAGACGGTGGCGATCCGGGGCATGGCGACTCCAGCGTTCGATAGCGGGGCGGCGGGCGGCTCCGCGGGGCGGACGGCAGCGCGACGCGAAAGTGTAGTAGACGATTCCGCGGTGAGCCAGCAGCGATTGCACGACAGCCCCCCGGAGCGGCGCGCCGGGGCGGGCCCACACGCCCGCTCCGGCGCCGGTCCTGCCGCCGCCTGCCGGTGCTGCGGCGTTTGTGAGCAGGCGCAACATCGCGGACGGCAGGACTGGGCGATCCCGTATAATCCCGACGTTGTTCCACTCCGGCCGCCGCTCCCCCTGTTCATGCTGCCCCGTCCGTCGTCCCGCTCCCAGCCCTTGCCGGAAAAGATCTCGCTGCTGCTGCAGGAGGCGCGCTGGTTGATCCTGGGCGTCATGTCGCTCTACGTCGGCCTCATCCTGCTGGGGTATTCCAAGAGCGACCCGGGCTGGTCGCACGCTTCCGACGTGGCAGGGGTGGCGAACCCGGGCGGGCGTTTCGGCGCCTGGCTCGCGGATCTGCTGCTGTACCTGTTCGGCCTGTCTTCGTGGTGGTGGGTGGTCTTTCTCGGCTACAGCCTGGTGTGGGGGTTCCGGCGGATCAAGAACCGCCTGGCGCTCGACCGGCGTTCCTTCATTTTCGTCCTGGTCGGCTTTCTCGCCGTGCTCCTGACCAGCAGCGCGCTCGAATTCCTGCGCTTCCATTCCCACGGTGCGACCGTCCCGCTGGCGCCGGGCGGGCTGATCGGGATGGAGTTCGGCCAGCTCAGCCAGCGCTATTTCGGCTTCACCGGCGGCACGCTGCTGCTGCTGGCTCTGCTCGCCTGCGGGCTGTCCCTATTCACCGGGCTGTCGTGGATCGCCGTGGTCGAGCGCGTCGGGCTGGGGCTCGAGCAGTCGGTGGTCGGTGTGCAGCAGGCCTGGCAGCGCTGGCAGGACCGCCGCATCGGCCGCCAGACCGCGCAAAAGCGCGAAGTCGTGCTCGAGAGCCGCCGCCGCAAGAGCGAAAAGACCCCGCCGACGCCGTTGCGTATCGAGCCGGCGGTGGCCACCGTGGTCAAATCCGAGCGCATCGAAAAAGAGCGCCAGCAGACCCTGTTCGCCGACGCCATCGAAGGCGCGCTGCCGCCGGTCGGGTTGCTCGATCCAGCCAGCGCGACGACCGAGCCGCCGTCGGCCGAAGCGCTCGAATTCACTTCGCGTGTGATCGAAAACAAGCTCGCCGACTTCGGTGTCGAGGTCAAGGTGCTCGCCGCCTATCCCGGCCCGGTGATCACCCGCTACGAGGTCGAGCCCGCTACCGGCGTGAAGGGCAGCCAGGTGGTGAACCTGGCCAAGGATCTCGCCCGTGCGCTGTCGCTGGTGTCGATTCGGGTGGTCGAGACCGTGCCCGGCAAGTCGTGCATGGCGCTCGAGTTGCCCAACCCGAAGCGGCAGATGGTGCGCCTGTCCGAGATTGTCGGCTCCAAGGCCTACAACGACATGCATTCGCCGCTCACCGTGGTGCTGGGCAAGGACATCGGCGGCCAGCCGGTGGTCGCCGATCTGGCCAAGATGCCCCACCTGCTGGTGGCCGGCACCACCGGTTCGGGCAAATCGGTGGGGATCAACGCGATGATCCTGTCGCTGCTGTACAAGAGCGAGCCCGAGCGCGTGCGCCTGATCATGATCGACCCCAAGATGCTCGAGCTGTCGATCTACGAAGGCATTCCGCACCTGCTGGCACCGGTCGTCACCGACATGAAGCATGCCGCCAACGCGCTCAACTGGTGCGTGGCGGAAATGGACAAGCGCTACAAGCTGATGGCCGCGGTCGGGGTGCGCAACCTCGCCGGTTTCAACAAGGCGGTCAACGAGGCGCGCAAGGCTGAGGCCCCGCTCACCAACCCGTTCTCGATCAGCCCGGAAAACCCCGAACCGCTCGAGCCGCTGCCCTACATCGTCGTCGTCGTCGACGAGCTCGCCGACATGATGATGGTGGTCGGCAAGAAGGTCGAAGAGCTGATCGCGCGCCTGGCGCAGAAGGCCCGCGCCGCCGGCATCCACCTGATCCTCGCCACCCAGCGCCCGTCGGTGGACGTCATCACCGGCCTGATCAAGGCCAACGTGCCCACCCGCATCGCGTTCCAGGTCTCGAGCAAGATCGACTCGCGCACCATCCTCGACCAGATGGGGGCGGAGACGCTGCTGGGGATGGGCGACATGCTCTACCTGGCGCCGGGTACCGGCCTGCCGGTGCGTGTGCACGGCGCCTTCGTCGCCGACGACGAGGTGCACAAGGTCGTCGAGCACCTGAAGAAGATCGGCCCGCCCGACTACGTCGAGGGCATCCTGGCGGCCGCCGAGGACGAGCTGGACGGGGTGCTCGGCGGTGGCGAGGGCGGCGAGGGCGAAGCCGATCCGCTCTACGACCAGGCGGTCGAAGTGGTGATCAGGACGCGCCGGCCGTCGATTTCGCTGGTACAACGTCACCTGCGCATCGGCTACAACCGCGCCGCGCGCCTGATCGAGCAGATGGAACGGGCGGGGCTGGTCTCGCCGATGGGAAGCAACGGCAATCGCGACGTGATCGTGCCGGCCAAGGAGAGCGAATGAAGTGGTTCAGTCTGCGCGCGGCGTCCCTGCTGCGCGCTGTAGCGGGGATGGCACTGGCAGCAGCGGCGAGTCTGGCGGTGGCCGCGGACGGCGTCGCCCAGCTGAAGGCCTTCGTCGCCCGCGCGCGCAGTGCCGAAGGCACGTTCGAGCAGACGGTCGTGGCGAAATCCGGGCGCAAGCCGCAGCAGGCTGCGGGTCGTTTCGCCTACACGCGGCCGGGCCGCTTCCACTGGGAGTACGACCGCCCGTATCGCCAGCTGCTGGTCGGCGACGGCCAGAACCTGTGGATCTGGGACCCCGACCTGAACCAGGTCACGGTGCGCGAGATCGGCGATGCGCTGGGCGCCACGCCCGCGGCCATCCTGTTCGGCAGCGGCGCGCTCGAAGACAGCTTCGAACTCGCCGATGGTGGCGAGCGCGACGGCCTGACCTGGGTGGAAGCGCGGCCACTGCGCTCCGACAGCGGTTTCGAGTCGCTGCGCCTCGGCCTCGCGGGGGGCGAGCTGCGCCAGATGGAAATGCACGATCCCTTCGGCCAGACCACGCGGATCCATTTCACCCGCCTGGAGCTCGATCCGGTGCTCGCTGGCGACCGTTTCCGCTTCACTCCGCCGGCCGGTGCGGACATCATCGGCACCGTGCCGGGCCCGGCACGGTGAGCGGAAACCGGCTTCGATGCCTGCGCTCGTTCCTCCCGCAGCCGCCGCGCTGGCTGGGGCGCTGAATCCCGGCGTCCGCTTCGGCTTTTGCCGCATCCCATGACCGACCTTTTCGATTCGCTCGAGCCGCCCCAGGTCCCGCTGGCCGAGCGCATGCGGCCGAAGACGCTGGACGAAGTCGCCGGCCAGGCCCACCTGCTCGGGCCGGGCAAGCCCCTGCGTCTGGCGTTCGAGTCGCGCCGCCCGCACTCGATGATCCTGTGGGGGCCGCCCGGAGTCGGCAAGACCACCCTCGCGCGGCTGATGGCGCAGGGCTTCGATGCCGATTTCATCGCCTTGTCGGCGGTGTTCTCGGGGGTCAAGGAAATCCGCGAGGCGATCGGCCAGGCCCAGGCGGCCAAAGCGCGCGGGCGCCACACGATCCTCTTCGTCGACGAGGTGCATCGCTTCAACAAGGCCCAGCAGGACGCCTTCCTGCCCTATGTCGAGCAGGGGCTGGTGACTTTCATCGGCGCCACCACCGAGAACCCGTCGTTCGAGGTCAATTCCGCGCTGCTGTCGCGGGCCGCGGTGTACGTGCTCGAAGCGCTCGACGGCGAGGCGCTGGCGCGGCTGTTCGAGCGCGCCCATGCCGCCGCCTGTCCGGCGCTGGTGTTCGAGGACGATGCCCGCGCACGCCTGATCGGCTTTGCCGACGGCGATGCCCGCCGGCTGATGAACCTGATCGAGCAGGTCCAGATCGCTGCCGAGACCGCTGCCGTGGCCCCGGTCAGCGCCGCCTTTATCGACCAGGCGTTGTCGCGCAAGCTGCGCCGCTTCGACAAGGGCGGCGAAGCCTTCTACGACCAGATTTCGGCCCTGCACAAATCGGTGCGCGGCTCCGATCCCGATGCTGCGCTGTACTGGCTGTGCCGCATGCTCGACGGCGGCGCCGACCCGCTCTATCTGGGCCGCCGGCTGATCCGCATGGCCACCGAGGACATCGGCCTCGCCGACCCGCGCGCCCTCGAGATCGCGCTCAATGCCTGCGCCACCTACGAACGCCTGGGCTCGCCCGAGGGCGAGCTCGCGCTGGCCGAAGCGACTATCTTCATGGCCTGCGCGGCGAAGTCGAACGCGGTGTACAAGGCCTACAAGGCGGCGCGCGCTTTCGTCGCCCAGGACGATTCGCGGCCGGTGCCGCTACGCCTGCGCAATGCCCCGACCCGACTGATGAAGTCGCTCGATTACGGCAAGGCCTACCGCTACGCCCACGACGAACCCGAGGGCTACGCGGCGGGCGAGGACTACCTTCCCGACGGCATGCCCCGTCCCGCCTGGTACCGTCCGGTGGCGCGCGGCATGGAAGCGAAGATCGCCGAAAAGCTCGCCCACCTGCGCGCACTCGATGCCGCCGCGCGCAGCGACGCGAACGCCACCGGCAACAGGGGAGGGCGGCTCAGTGGAGCAGGGGATGATCCGCCATGAACCGGGCGCAGACCGAGGCCGCATGGGCGGCCTTGTCGACATCGCCGTGGGCGTTGGCGCGCTCGATCAGATCGAGCATGTACCCGGTCAGGACCATCACGCCTTCCGGCGTCTGCACCAAGCCGCAGGCCACCTGGGCAGCGGCCGCATCGGGAATTTCTTCGTGCTCGGCGATGAGGGCGACCTCATCGTCGGTCAGGTCGCAGTAGTCGAGGCAGTCACGAATCGATAGCATGCTGAACTCCTCTTTGCGTAAAACCATGGGTGCAGCGCGGCAGGAGCGCGGCTCCCTCCGCGTGCGCAACCGAGACTTTCAGGATAAGCGCTGAACGGGTTTTTTCAAGCTCGAATTCGGCTCCTCAAGTCATTGATTGGAAAAGTTAATTTTTGCGCTGCGGCATTGCTGACGAAAGCCTGGAAAGCGAGCCGCTTGCGCGTGTTTTCATCGAAAGAGCTTCAGTACTCTCAGGCAAGCTCTTGATTCAACACGTACCAGGAATTTCCCGATGCTCGATATCCAGCTTCTTCGCAACCACCTCGACACCGTCGCCGCAGGTCTTGCCCGCCGCGGCGTAGCGCTCGACACCGCGGCCTTCCAGGCCCTGGAAGACGAGCGCAAACAGTTGCAGACCCGCACCCAGGAGCTGCAGGCGCGGCGCAACGCCCTGTCCAAGCAGATCGGCATGCTCAAGAGCAAGGGCGAAGATGCCTCAGGCGTGATGGCCGAAGTCGCGCAGCTTGGGGACGAGCTGAAGGCTTGCGAGCAGGCCCTGCCGGCACTGCTCGAGCGCATCGACGCCTTCCTCGCCGTGCTGCCCAACCTGCCGCAGGAAAATGTGCCGGTGGGCGAGGATGAGTCGGGCAACGTCGAGGTGCGGCGCTGGGGCACACCGCGCAGCTACGACTTCGAGGTTCGCGACCATGTCGATCTGGGGGCGCCGCTGGGGCTGGATTTCGAAACCGGCGCCAAGCTGTCGGGCGCGCGTTTCGCCTTCCTGCGCGGTCCGGTCGCCCGCCTGCACCGCGCTCTCGCCCAGTTCATGCTCGACACCCACACCCGCGAGCACGGCTATACCGAGTGCTACACCCCCTACATCGTCAATCGCGACGCCCTGGTCGGCACCGGCCAGCTGCCCAAGTTCAAGGAAGACCTGTTCTGGGTGCTGCGCGGCGGCGACGAGGAGGGGCTGGAGCAGTACCTCATCCCCACCGCCGAGATCACCCTCACCAACAGCGTGCGCGAAGCGGTCCTCGCGCTCGATGCGCTGCCGATCCGGCTCACCGCGCACAGCCCGTGCTTCCGCTCGGAAGCGGGCAGCGGCGGGCGCGACGTGCGCGGCATGATCCGCCAGCATCAGTTCGACAAGGTCGAGATGGTGCAGATCGTCGAACCGTCGAAGAGCGACGAGGCGCTCGAGCAGATGGTCGGCCACGCCGAAGCAATCCTGCAAAAGCTCGAGCTGCCCTACCGGGTGATCACGCTGTGCACCGGCGACATGGGCTTTTCCGCGGCCAGAACCTACGACCTCGAAGTGTGGCTGCCGGCGCAGAACACGTATCGTGAAATCTCCAGCTGCTCCAACTGCCAATCCTTCCAGGCGCGCCGCATGCAGGCCCGGTTCAAGAACGCGCAGGGCAAGAACGAGCTGGTGCACACCCTCAACGGCTCCGGGCTGGCGGTGGGGCGGACGCTGGTCGCCGTGCTGGAGAACCACCAGCGGGCGGACGGCTCGATCGTCATTCCGAAGGCGCTCGTGCCCTACATGGGGGGCATCGAACGGATCGAAGCGCCGCTGTGAAACGCGCCCCGGGCTGCGCCTGCAGTTGAATCACCGGACCCCGGGGCGACCCACCGGGTCGCCCCTACCGCCCGCCCGGGCGTCGGGGTGATCCGTGGGGTCGTCGGGTAATCCGCCGGGTCGTCGGGCGATTCGCCGGGGCATCGGGCGATTCGCCGGGGCGTCGGGTGATTTGCCGGGGCGTCCGGCGGTTCGTCGGGCCGTCGGGCGATTCGCCGGCGTCGTCGGGCAATTCGCCGGGGCGTCGGGCGATGCGCGGGGTCGTCGGGCGATTCGTCGGGTCGTCGGGGCGATTCGTCGGGTCGTCGGGCGATTCGCCGGGGCGTCGGGGGATTCGTCGGGCCGTCGGGTGATTCGCCGGCGTCGTTGGGCGATTCGCCGGGGCGTCGGGGCGTCGGGGCGTCGGGGCGTCGGGGCGTCGGGGCGTCGGGGCGTCGGGGCGTCGGGGCGTCGGGGCGTCGGGGCGTCGGGGCGTCGGGGCGTCGGGGCGGTTCGTGGGGTTGTAGGGGCGACCCGGCGGGTCGCCCCTACCGTGGTCGGCCGAGAGAGAGGGCGGGCAGGTTCAGGGTGGACGAATACGGTGCTTCGAGCCGCATCAGGATGTCGTGGTAGCTGCGCACGTTCTCGGTCATCACCACGGCTTCACCACCCCGTGCCGCGCCAGATTTCAGGCGCGCGGCGTATTCCGGCCTCGACAGCAGGGGCAGCACCGACTTCAGGTCCCACCATGACAGATCGTCCTTGCCCTGGCTGCGGGCGATGCTGCGTGCGCCGCTGAAGTGCCCCATGCCCAGGTTGTAGGCGGCGGTCGCCATCCACGAGCGGTCGGGTTCGGGGGCCTGTTCCGGCAGTTGCTCCCTGAGCATCGCCAGATAGCGCGCCCCGCCCAGGATGCTCTGGCGCGGATCGAGGCGGTTGGCGACACCGAGGCGATCGGCCGTGTCCGAAGTCAGCATCATCATTCCGCGCACTCCGGTAGGGGAGGTGGCGTCCGGGTTCCAGTGCGATTCCTGGTAGGCGACCGCGGCCAGGTAACGCCAGTCGATTCCGGTCTGCGCCTCGGCCTCGTGGAAAAAAGCCCGGTAGCGCGGCAGGCGCTCGTGGATGCGGACGAGAAAAGTCGTGATGTCGGTGTCGTCGAGTCGGCGCACGTGGCCGAAATGGCGGTCGGCCAAGCGCGCCAGCCGGCCGCTGCTGCGGGCCTCTTCGATGAAGGCGTCCACCGCCGCAGCCAGCTCGGGGTTGCCCAGCGGCATCGCCCAGGAAATCGATGAGCGTCCAGGCAGCTCGCGCACGATTGCCAGCTGCGGATGCACCCGCGAAGCGAAAGCGTAGTGCAGGCGGTCGGTGGCGACGAGGTCGAGCTCGCCGGCGGCAAGCTCCGCGAGCAGGGTTTCCTCGCCCGATCCGACCGGGAAACGCACGTCCAGGCTCGGCACACGCTTGCGGATCTGCGTCAGGTGCTCGGCGGCGAGTGAGCCGCGCCGGGCGCTGACGCTGCGGCCGGCGAGCCCGGCCTCGTCATCGATCGCCCCCGCGTCGGCGCGGCCGGCGATCACGTAATCGACCTCGCGCAGCGCCGCCGACCAGTGCAGCGGCAGGCGCTCGTTACGCCCCAGGCCGGCCGCTGCCAGGTGGGCCCGCCCCAGGATCACCGCATCGAGCGCGCGGGTGGCGTCCGGATAGCGATCGAAGCGCACCGGAACCCCGAGCGCCTCGCCGAGCGCGAGCAGCAACTCGTATTCGAAGCCGCCGGCCTCGCCCTGCGCATCGAGGTGATACGAGATCGCATCGTGACGCGTCGCCACGCGCAGCTCGCCCAGGCTGCGGTAGTCGGCCAGCGGTAGCGCCTGCTGCGGCCCGCAGGCGGTGAGGAAGAGGGCGACCAGAGCGGTCAGCAGAAGGTGCAAAGTGAGCGGAGATGGCGGACGGAGAGCGGATTCTGCCCGTTGCCCGATCGGCGGGCAACGGCTGCGTCAGGCCCGTCCGTACTTGTCCTCGAAACGCACGATGTCGTCCTCCCCCAGATAGGCGCCCGACTGCACCTCGATCAGCTCGAGCGGGATCTTGCCGGGGTTTTCCAGCGCATGGAGCTGGCCGATGGGGATGTAGGTGGACTGGTTCTCGGTGACGAGGTAGGTCTTGTCGCCGTTGGTCACGCGCGCGGTGCCGCTGACCACGATCCAGTGCTCGGCGCGGTGGTGGTGCATCTGCACCGACAGCTTCGCCCCCGGTTGCACGGTGATGCGCTTGACCTGGTAGCGGTGGCCGGCATCGATCGAGTCGTACATCCCCCAGGGGCGGTACACCTCGCGGTGGTTGATGTGCTCGTAGCAGCCGTTGTCGCGGATCTGCTCGACGATCTTCTTCACCTCCTGGCGAGGATGGCTTGTTCGTTTGGAGTCAGCGGCGTTGCAACGCTGCCCCGTCGGAATTTTCACCTAACTTTGTATCGTGCGGGTGGAATGCTTATTACCTACTCCTCGCACGTGGGCTGCGATTCGATGAGCGGGTTGGCGAAATCGATACCGCCGAGGGGGGTGGAAGTCGAGGCGCTGTAATGACAATGCCACTACAAATTGCTATATTAGGCGCCTGAAACAAAAGGAGCGACGATCATGCCCACGGTCGAACCCGTCGCCAAGCGCGACACACTCAACCTGCGCATCAAACCTGAGGTGCGCGGTCTGATTGACCGTGCTGCCAAGGTGCGCGGCAAGAATCGCACGGACTTCATCCTCGATGCCGCTCGTCAGGCGGCAGAAGAGACCTTGCTCGACCAGGCGCTGATCCGCGTCAGCCCCCAAGCCTATGCCGAGTTTGTGGCGCGCCTGGATCGCCCGGTAGCGCCCAACGCCCGTCTGCAAAAGACACTTCAATCGCCTGCCCCATGGGATCGGGTGTGACGCTGGCGGCGCCCGAGCCTCTGGCGGCACATCACGACACCGACGCATTCTCCTGCGGCGTCGAGAGTCTGGATCGCTGGCTCAAGCAACGGGCCTTGAAGAACCAGGCAACGGGTGCTTCACGTACATTCGTGGTATGCGAGGACAACCGGGTGCTGGCCTACTACGCTCTGGCCTCCAGTGCTGTCGCTGCCGAGCTGGCCACAGGGCGTTTGCGGCGCACTATGCCTGATCCGATTCCTGTGCTTGTGCTCGGTCGCCTGGCCATCGACCAGTCCTTGCGTGGCCAGGGCATCGGCCGCGCCCTGGTACGTGATGCGTGCTTGCGGGTGATGGCGGCAGCCGACGCCATTGGCATTCGGGGGCTGCTGGTGCATGCGCTCTCACCTGAAGCGCAGGCATTTTACGAGCATGTCGGCTTTGAGTCCTCGCCGCTGGAGCCCATGACCTTGATGGCCACTATCGCGGATGTGCGTGCAGGGCTGGAGTGACCTGCGGCGGGTAGTTCCCGTTATCTGCTCACCGCGCCCCCACCGAAGCCCCTCTCAGCACCCGCCGCACCTTCTCCCTCACCAACAACCCCCCCGAACTTCGCATTCGTCACCAGATACCGCTTCCACATCCGGCGCGGTTCCTGGATCACCCGGTACAGCCACTCCAGCCCCCGGCGCTGCATCCGACGGCAAGGTCGATGGTCCAGTAGCCGTGACTCACCCGGTTTCGCATGGCGTACAGCGCTGCCCAAGGGATCTGGGGGTTCTGTTGCTCGAATTCCGGTGCATGCAGGCTGACATTGCGTGCGGCCTCGCCGATGATCTCGATGTTGCGGGCGACGGCATCCTGCAGTTGCTCGTCTGCGGTGAAATCGAGCTGCGATTTGCCGAACGTGTAACGCTGGATGCGATCAGCGGCGTCGCGTATGTGGTGCACGTAGTCGTTCAGCCGCAGGGCCTTCTTGTTCATACTGCTTGTGCCTCGTGCAGGATCTGACTGCGGAACTTGGGAGGTAGCGCCGCCGGGGTGAGCACATCCACCGATACGCCAAGCCGGGTTTCGAGCTCGACCTGAATGTGCGCGAGGTCGAGGAGGGATGCATCGGGCGCCGGGTCGACGAGCAGGAATAGACGGCGCGGTGGGCATCGCCAGGGCCGATTCGATTCCCTGCAGCAGGACAGCGCAGGATTCGGGCTCGACCGCGACCACGATGCCATCGATGTTGACCATGTCGCAGGCGCCCACTGAGAGGCCCAGGCAGTGAGCAATGAAAGACCTGACCCCGCCTACCCTCCGCCCTCAGGCTGCCCAGTTAGCCAACTGTAATGCTTCCACTCGCTCGAACTCGCCCAAGTTGTTCGAAACGAGCGTCAGACCCTCGCTACGTGCGTGTGCTGCAATGTGCAGATCATTGACGCCGATTGTCTGCCCGCGAGATTCCAGTTGGGCGCGGATGTTGCCATAGTGCATTGCTGCTTTCGGGCCGTAGGGCAGCACCTCGAGGCGACAGCAGAAGTCCTCGACAGCGGCAAGCGAACGCGCTGGCGCGTTGCTTTTCTCGGCGCCGTGCATCAGCTCCGCGAGGGTAATCGACGAGATCGCCAGATGCCCGGCGTTCTCGTTGAACAGCGCAAGTGCCGACAGCGGCCGGCGCTTGATCACGCAGATTACGATGTTCGTGTCGAGCAGGTAGCGCAGCATCAGAGCGCCTCGCGTTCCTGCTGTTCCTGGCTGGCGCGGGTTTCCATGAAATCGTCGGCAACCTGCGGCCCGTTGATGAAGAACGAATCCCACGTGTGGCCTACCGGCGCGATGATCCGCTCCAACCCGCGGGCCCGGACGTCCACGCGCTTGA
The window above is part of the Thauera aromatica K172 genome. Proteins encoded here:
- a CDS encoding Crp/Fnr family transcriptional regulator — translated: MPRIATVSVIALKTFPLFHGLSDQALDAVAQVAMMRRVARGQSALIAGDRPDYVYLVLTGSLKVVVSDEDGREVILSILGQGELFGEMAMFDEQPRSASVVAVMPSDLVLIAKQDFRRIMEGSFDVSWRIMCNLAERLRHADRKIESLALMDVYGRVARLLIEMAEDVDGETVLVRRLSKQDIAKMIGASREMVSRVMKDLGQQGLIEERADGIVLRERLSEI
- a CDS encoding DNA translocase FtsK, yielding MLPRPSSRSQPLPEKISLLLQEARWLILGVMSLYVGLILLGYSKSDPGWSHASDVAGVANPGGRFGAWLADLLLYLFGLSSWWWVVFLGYSLVWGFRRIKNRLALDRRSFIFVLVGFLAVLLTSSALEFLRFHSHGATVPLAPGGLIGMEFGQLSQRYFGFTGGTLLLLALLACGLSLFTGLSWIAVVERVGLGLEQSVVGVQQAWQRWQDRRIGRQTAQKREVVLESRRRKSEKTPPTPLRIEPAVATVVKSERIEKERQQTLFADAIEGALPPVGLLDPASATTEPPSAEALEFTSRVIENKLADFGVEVKVLAAYPGPVITRYEVEPATGVKGSQVVNLAKDLARALSLVSIRVVETVPGKSCMALELPNPKRQMVRLSEIVGSKAYNDMHSPLTVVLGKDIGGQPVVADLAKMPHLLVAGTTGSGKSVGINAMILSLLYKSEPERVRLIMIDPKMLELSIYEGIPHLLAPVVTDMKHAANALNWCVAEMDKRYKLMAAVGVRNLAGFNKAVNEARKAEAPLTNPFSISPENPEPLEPLPYIVVVVDELADMMMVVGKKVEELIARLAQKARAAGIHLILATQRPSVDVITGLIKANVPTRIAFQVSSKIDSRTILDQMGAETLLGMGDMLYLAPGTGLPVRVHGAFVADDEVHKVVEHLKKIGPPDYVEGILAAAEDELDGVLGGGEGGEGEADPLYDQAVEVVIRTRRPSISLVQRHLRIGYNRAARLIEQMERAGLVSPMGSNGNRDVIVPAKESE
- the lolA gene encoding outer membrane lipoprotein chaperone LolA produces the protein MKWFSLRAASLLRAVAGMALAAAASLAVAADGVAQLKAFVARARSAEGTFEQTVVAKSGRKPQQAAGRFAYTRPGRFHWEYDRPYRQLLVGDGQNLWIWDPDLNQVTVREIGDALGATPAAILFGSGALEDSFELADGGERDGLTWVEARPLRSDSGFESLRLGLAGGELRQMEMHDPFGQTTRIHFTRLELDPVLAGDRFRFTPPAGADIIGTVPGPAR
- a CDS encoding replication-associated recombination protein A, whose translation is MTDLFDSLEPPQVPLAERMRPKTLDEVAGQAHLLGPGKPLRLAFESRRPHSMILWGPPGVGKTTLARLMAQGFDADFIALSAVFSGVKEIREAIGQAQAAKARGRHTILFVDEVHRFNKAQQDAFLPYVEQGLVTFIGATTENPSFEVNSALLSRAAVYVLEALDGEALARLFERAHAAACPALVFEDDARARLIGFADGDARRLMNLIEQVQIAAETAAVAPVSAAFIDQALSRKLRRFDKGGEAFYDQISALHKSVRGSDPDAALYWLCRMLDGGADPLYLGRRLIRMATEDIGLADPRALEIALNACATYERLGSPEGELALAEATIFMACAAKSNAVYKAYKAARAFVAQDDSRPVPLRLRNAPTRLMKSLDYGKAYRYAHDEPEGYAAGEDYLPDGMPRPAWYRPVARGMEAKIAEKLAHLRALDAAARSDANATGNRGGRLSGAGDDPP
- the serS gene encoding serine--tRNA ligase — protein: MLDIQLLRNHLDTVAAGLARRGVALDTAAFQALEDERKQLQTRTQELQARRNALSKQIGMLKSKGEDASGVMAEVAQLGDELKACEQALPALLERIDAFLAVLPNLPQENVPVGEDESGNVEVRRWGTPRSYDFEVRDHVDLGAPLGLDFETGAKLSGARFAFLRGPVARLHRALAQFMLDTHTREHGYTECYTPYIVNRDALVGTGQLPKFKEDLFWVLRGGDEEGLEQYLIPTAEITLTNSVREAVLALDALPIRLTAHSPCFRSEAGSGGRDVRGMIRQHQFDKVEMVQIVEPSKSDEALEQMVGHAEAILQKLELPYRVITLCTGDMGFSAARTYDLEVWLPAQNTYREISSCSNCQSFQARRMQARFKNAQGKNELVHTLNGSGLAVGRTLVAVLENHQRADGSIVIPKALVPYMGGIERIEAPL
- the mltF gene encoding membrane-bound lytic murein transglycosylase MltF, with translation MHLLLTALVALFLTACGPQQALPLADYRSLGELRVATRHDAISYHLDAQGEAGGFEYELLLALGEALGVPVRFDRYPDATRALDAVILGRAHLAAAGLGRNERLPLHWSAALREVDYVIAGRADAGAIDDEAGLAGRSVSARRGSLAAEHLTQIRKRVPSLDVRFPVGSGEETLLAELAAGELDLVATDRLHYAFASRVHPQLAIVRELPGRSSISWAMPLGNPELAAAVDAFIEEARSSGRLARLADRHFGHVRRLDDTDITTFLVRIHERLPRYRAFFHEAEAQTGIDWRYLAAVAYQESHWNPDATSPTGVRGMMMLTSDTADRLGVANRLDPRQSILGGARYLAMLREQLPEQAPEPDRSWMATAAYNLGMGHFSGARSIARSQGKDDLSWWDLKSVLPLLSRPEYAARLKSGAARGGEAVVMTENVRSYHDILMRLEAPYSSTLNLPALSLGRPR
- a CDS encoding DUF1778 domain-containing protein → MPTVEPVAKRDTLNLRIKPEVRGLIDRAAKVRGKNRTDFILDAARQAAEETLLDQALIRVSPQAYAEFVARLDRPVAPNARLQKTLQSPAPWDRV
- a CDS encoding GNAT family N-acetyltransferase codes for the protein MTLAAPEPLAAHHDTDAFSCGVESLDRWLKQRALKNQATGASRTFVVCEDNRVLAYYALASSAVAAELATGRLRRTMPDPIPVLVLGRLAIDQSLRGQGIGRALVRDACLRVMAAADAIGIRGLLVHALSPEAQAFYEHVGFESSPLEPMTLMATIADVRAGLE
- a CDS encoding WecB/TagA/CpsF family glycosyltransferase — translated: MQRRGLEWLYRVIQEPRRMWKRYLVTNAKFGGVVGEGEGAAGAERGFGGGAVSR
- a CDS encoding HepT-like ribonuclease domain-containing protein; translated protein: MNKKALRLNDYVHHIRDAADRIQRYTFGKSQLDFTADEQLQDAVARNIEIIGEAARNVSLHAPEFEQQNPQIPWAALYAMRNRVSHGYWTIDLAVGCSAGGWSGCTG
- the vapC gene encoding type II toxin-antitoxin system tRNA(fMet)-specific endonuclease VapC, translating into MLRYLLDTNIVICVIKRRPLSALALFNENAGHLAISSITLAELMHGAEKSNAPARSLAAVEDFCCRLEVLPYGPKAAMHYGNIRAQLESRGQTIGVNDLHIAAHARSEGLTLVSNNLGEFERVEALQLANWAA
- the vapB gene encoding type II toxin-antitoxin system VapB family antitoxin, which gives rise to MTTSTVFTNNRSQAVRLPADMRLPANVKRVDVRARGLERIIAPVGHTWDSFFINGPQVADDFMETRASQEQQEREAL